A single region of the Candidatus Wallbacteria bacterium genome encodes:
- a CDS encoding glycine--tRNA ligase subunit alpha produces the protein MEKRFQFQEIVSRLSQYWADRGCLILPPFDHEIGAGTFAPATFLRSLGKKEWRAAYIQPCRRPTDGRYGENPNRLQHYYQFQVILKPAPSDVQDQYLKSLEYIGLDLKKHDVRFVEDDWESPTLGAWGLGWEVWLDGMEITQFTYFQQVGSIEVELCPAELTYGLERIAMYLQKASSIFDLYWNDTVKYRDIFFQSEVENSFYNFQYANLEKLKECFDFFELEAGALLSKEMVYPAFSYTLKCSHAFNLLDARGAISVNERANYIGRVRALARGCAETYLKKSEN, from the coding sequence ATGGAAAAGCGATTTCAGTTCCAGGAGATAGTCAGCCGTCTCAGCCAGTATTGGGCGGACCGCGGATGTCTGATCCTGCCGCCATTTGACCACGAAATTGGGGCCGGCACTTTCGCTCCTGCCACATTTCTCCGATCCCTGGGCAAAAAAGAATGGCGGGCTGCTTACATCCAGCCATGCAGAAGGCCCACAGACGGCCGTTATGGGGAAAATCCCAACAGACTTCAGCATTATTACCAGTTCCAGGTGATCCTGAAGCCTGCTCCTTCCGACGTGCAGGACCAGTATCTGAAAAGCCTGGAATATATAGGGCTGGACCTCAAGAAGCACGATGTCAGATTCGTGGAGGACGATTGGGAAAGCCCGACCCTGGGCGCCTGGGGCCTGGGGTGGGAAGTCTGGCTGGACGGGATGGAGATCACCCAGTTCACCTATTTCCAGCAGGTGGGCTCGATCGAGGTCGAACTCTGCCCGGCAGAACTCACTTACGGCCTGGAACGGATCGCCATGTATCTGCAGAAGGCGAGCAGCATCTTTGACCTTTACTGGAATGACACGGTTAAATACAGGGACATTTTTTTCCAGTCAGAGGTCGAGAACAGCTTCTACAATTTCCAGTACGCTAATCTGGAAAAGCTCAAGGAATGTTTCGATTTTTTTGAACTCGAGGCCGGAGCGCTTCTTTCTAAAGAAATGGTCTATCCGGCGTTTTCATATACTCTGAAATGCTCACATGCCTTCAATCTTCTGGACGCCCGCGGCGCCATCTCCGTCAATGAGCGGG